Proteins co-encoded in one Perca flavescens isolate YP-PL-M2 chromosome 11, PFLA_1.0, whole genome shotgun sequence genomic window:
- the zgc:162944 gene encoding glutamine amidotransferase-like class 1 domain-containing protein 3A, mitochondrial translates to MLTLLHRYSRNFLTFSTIQTVNRSYYTTQMGKRVAVVLAGCGVYDGSEIHEASAVLVHLSRGGASVNMFAPNIDQMHVVNHLKGEPSEEKRNVLVESARLARGDIQDLSKLSVKDHDAVIFPGGFGAAKNLCTWAVQGKDCSVNDEVKATLQAFHGEGKPIGLCCISPVLAAKVFPGCEVTVGIEKDDKYPDTTDTAAAINQLGCKHVSKSVSESHVDEKNKLVTTSAFMCKAPIHEIFDGIGAMVQDVLKLA, encoded by the exons ATGCTCACCCTGCTGCACCGCTATAGTCGCAACTTCTTGACATTCAGCACAATTCAGACAGTTAATAGAAGTTACTACACGACACAGATGGGGAAGCGCGTGGCTGTGGTGTTGGCAGGCTGCGGAGTTTATGATGGCAGTGAGATCCACGAGGCCTCCGCTGTTTTGGTCCACCTGAGCAGAGGAGGTGCAAGT GTAAACATGTTTGCCCCAAACATTGACCAGATGCACGTGGTGAATCACCTGAAAGGCGAACCGTCTGAAGAGAAGAGAAATGTGTTGGTGGAGAGCGCAAGACTGGCCCGTGGAGACATCCAGGACCTGTCTAAACTCAGTGTTAAAGACCATGATGCTGTTATCTTCCCAG GCGGTTTTGGTGCAGCGAAGAACCTCTGTACATGGGCCGTGCAAGGGAAGGACTGCTCCGTTAATGACGAGGTTAAGGCCACGCTGCAGGCGTTCCACGGCGAGGGTAAACCCATCGGCCTCTGCTGCATCTCCCCTGTCCTGGCTGCCAAGGTGTTTCCTGGCTGTGAGGTCACCGTCGGTATCGAGAAGGATGACAA GTATCCCGACACTACTGACACCGCAGCGGCCATCAACCAGTTGGGCTGCAAGCACGTGAGTAAGAGCGTCAGCGAGAGCCACGTGGACGAGAAGAACAAGCTGGTCACCACGTCTGCGTTCATGTGCAAAGCTCCAATACATGAGATATTTGATGGAATCGGAGCGATGGTGCAGGATGTGTTGAAACTTGCTTGA
- the acod1 gene encoding cis-aconitate decarboxylase, with protein sequence MLRKGITESFGAAIHAFNTTQLTDGVINRSKRMMLDTLGVGLLGTRTAVFNKALTYSQLFMSHESSSVWGKSEVNLPPHYAAFVNGIAVHSMDFDDTWHPATHPSGAVLPALLALAETLPSQPSGLDLLLAFNVGIEVQGRLMRFSREAYNIPERFHPPSVVGVMGSAAASAKLLGLSPAQCTNALAIAASSAGAPLANAATQTKPLHIGNAARRGLEAAQLAQRGLKGNPAILDMNCGFGVYYKDYSPSAMAVPASSDFKWILEDQDVAFKRIPAHLGMHWVVDAALAARAKLENSVRNFDLSQIRNVTLRVPPSKYVDCPFPATEHQARHSFQFNASSALLDNKVTVSSFSETQINRPALKELLSKVKVETPKDNLPSFDKMYCEVEMETDQGQRYVARCDTFYGHWRKPLSQKDLVEKFSVNASSVLCTEGVEGVIDVTGNIERVRECSILGSYLRMTSSQHEQLYSTRSW encoded by the exons ATGCTGCGCAAG GGTATTACAGAGAGCTTTGGAGCTGCTATCCATGCCTTCAACACCACCCAGCTGACAGATGGTGTGATTAACAGGAGCAAAAGGATGATGCTGGACACCCTGGGTGTTGGGCTGTTAGGAACCAGGACAGCTGTCTTTAACAAGGCTCTCACATACAGCCAG TTGTTCATGTCTCACGAGAGCAGCAGTGTTTGGGGTAAATCAGAGGTAAATCTTCCTCCCCATTACGCTGCATTTGTCAATGGCATCGCG GTTCACTCCATGGACTTTGATGACACTTGGCACCCTGCTACTCATCCCTCAGGAGCGGTGCTACCTGCCCTGCTGGCCCTCGCAGAGACACTGCCTAGCCAGCCCTCGGGTCTAGACCTGCTGCTGGCCTTCAATGTTGGTATCGAGGTGCAAGGCAGACTCATGAGGTTCTCCAGAGAGGCCTACAACATCCCTGAGAG ATTCCACCCCCCCAGTGTTGTCGGGGTGATGGGTAGCGCTGCAGCCTCAGCTAAGCTCCTGGGTCTGTCCCCTGCGCAGTGTACTAATGCTCTGGCTATCGCAGCCTCCTCTGCTGGGGCTCCTTTGGCCAACGCTGCCACACAAACCAAACCTCTCCATATTGGAAATGCTGCTCGGAGAGGCCTGGAGGCCGCACAGCTGGCCCAGAGGGGACTGAAGGGGAATCCAGCCATCCTGGATATGAACTGCGGGTTTGGGGTTTACTACAAAGACTACAGTCCTTCAGCAATGGCAGTTCCCGCTTCTAGTGACTTTAAATGGATTCTGGAAGATCAGGATGTGGCCTTCAAGCGCATCCCTGCTCACCTGGGGATGCACTGGGTTGTGGATGCAGCGCTGGCAGCCCGTGCAAAGCTTGAAAACTCAGTCAGGAACTTTGACCTCAGCCAGATCAGGAACGTCACACTTCGAGTGCCTCCATCCAAGTACGTTGATTGCCCCTTCCCTGCCACAGAGCACCAAGCCAGGCACTCATTTCAGTTCAACGCCTCTTCCGCCCTGCTGGATAACAAAGTGACAGTGTCTTCCTTCAGTGAAACTCAGATTAACCGGCCTGCTCTGAAGGAGCTCTTGTCCAAAGTCAAGGTGGAGACCCCTAAAGATAACCTACCCAGCTTTGACAAGATGTACTGTGAGGTTGAGATGGAGACCGATCAGGGGCAGAGATATGTAGCCAGATGTGATACCTTTTATGGCCACTGGAGGAAGCCACTGAGTCAGAAGGACCTGGTGGAGAAGTTCAGTGTTAATGCTTCTTCAGTCTTGTGCACAGAGGGAGTGGAGGGTGTGATTGATGTGACAGGAAATATCGAGAGAGTTAGAGAATGCTCAATCTTGGGTTCATATCTGAGAATGACAAGTAGTCAACACGAGCAGTTATACAGCACAAGGAGTTGGTGA
- the fbxl3a gene encoding F-box/LRR-repeat protein 3 → MKRIKGVEEGSNSSSSKSPPEPCKKVRKQTSDELEAVVASESTESDWARLPQELLLHIFQYLPLLDRAYASQVCRTWNQAFHMPELWRCFEFELNQPASSYLKATHPDLIKQIIKRHSNHLQYVSFKVDSSTESAEAACDILSQLVNCSLKTLGLISTARPSFMEVPKSHFISALTVVFVNSKSLSSLKIDDTPVDDPSLKVLVANNSDTLKLLKMSSCPHVSPAGILCVADQCHGLRELALNYHLLSDELLLALSSEKHVHLEHLRIDVVSENPGQHFHTIKKSSWDAMVRHSPKFNLVMYFFLYEDEFGPFFNEEVPVTHLYFGRSVSKEVLGRVGLHCPRLVELVVCANGLRPLDEELIRIAKHCTQLSAIGLGECEVSCSAFVEFVKMCGRRLSQLSIMEEVLIPDHKYSLDEIHWEVSKHLGRVWFPDMMPTW, encoded by the exons ATGAAGCGGATCAAAGGAGTAGAGGAGGGCAGCAACAGCTCCTCCAGTAAGAGCCCACCGGAGCCTTGCAAGAAGGTTCGGAAGCAGACGAGCGATGAGTTAGAGGCAGTGGTGGCCAGTGAGTCAACAGAGAGTGACTGGGCACGACTGCCTCAGGAGCTACTGCTACACATCTTTCAGTACCTTCCACTGCTGGATCGGGCTTATGCCTCTCAGGTGTGTCGCACGTGGAACCAGGCCTTCCACATGCCCGAGCTGTGGAGATGCTTTGAGTTTGAGCTTAACCAGCCAGCAAGCTCTTACCTAAAAGCCACACATCCAGACCTCATCAAGCAGATCATAAAGAGGCACTCCAACCACCTGCAGTATGTCAGCTTCAAG GTTGACAGTAGTACAGAATCTGCAGAAGCAGCATGTGACATCCTTTCACAGTTGGTGAATTGCTCTCTGAAGACCTTGGGGCTCATCTCTACAGCCAGGCCCAGTTTCATGGAGGTTCCCAAG TCTCATTTCATCTCAGCTCTGACTGTGGTGTTTGTCAACTCCAAATCGTTGTCTTCGCTGAAGATTGACGACACGCCGGTGGACGATCCGTCTCTGAAGGTGCTGGTGGCCAATAACAGCGACACCCTGAAACTGCTGAAGATGAGCAGCTGCCCTCACGTCTCCCCAGCAG GGATCCTGTGTGTGGCAGACCAGTGTCACGGCCTGAGAGAGCTAGCACTAAACTACCATCTATTGAGTGATGAACTCCTGCTGGCCCTCTCCTCTGAGAAACACGTCCACCTGGAACACTTGCGGATCGACGTGGTGAGTGAGAACCCTGGCCAGCATTTCCACACCATCAAGAAGAGCAGCTGGGACGCCATGGTGCGACACTCGCCCAAATTCAACCTGGTCATGTACTTCTTCCTTTATGAGGACGAGTTTGGCCCTTTCTTCAATGAGGAGGTCCCGGTCACGCACCTCTACTTTGGTCGCTCAGTCAGTAAGGAGGTCTTGGGCCGCGTTGGCCTCCACTGCCCTCGTCTGGTGGAGCTGGTGGTGTGCGCCAACGGCCTGCGTCCTCTGGACGAGGAGCTGATCCGCATCGCCAAGCACTGCACCCAGCTGTCGGCCATCGGCCTGGGCGAGTGCGAGGTTTCCTGCAGCGCATTTGTGGAGTTTGTCAAGATGTGTGGCCGGAGGCTTTCCCAGCTGTCCATCATGGAGGAGGTGCTGATTCCAGATCACAAATACTCCCTGGATGAGATCCACTGGGAGGTTTCTAAGCACCTGGGCCGGGTCTGGTTCCCAGACATGATGCCGACCTGGTAG
- the cln5 gene encoding ceroid-lipofuscinosis neuronal protein 5, with protein sequence MTHTEAVLCLNLLLFLQVLAQFRSNGRQQWPVPYRRFDRRPDVDSYCEALYPFCPTGDRDGRIPYMRDSDVISVYRLQTPVWEFKYGDLLGKIHIMHDAIGFSSSDTGANYTMEWYELFQLGNCTFPHIRPEVYPPFWCNQGAACFFEGIDDLHWSQNGTLEKIGELTGSQFNDMAQWVQDDNETGIYYETWTVRSDPSPNATVWFESYDCSQFVHRTYRKLTELGAKLSSRSQTNYTKIYLYSGEPTYLGNDSAIFGQPALKNLAVDIRKFYHTFRLHQSFIDFAISLLEAYKKVVLDKSFYLYYNFEYWHLPMKPPYVQITYEEVPLP encoded by the exons ATGACTCACACAGAGGCTGTTCTGTGTTTAAACCTGCTCCTGTTTCTCCAAGTTCTTGCTCAGTTCAGGAGTAATGGACGGCAACAGTGGCCCGTTCCATACAG GCGGTTTGATCGTCGCCCTGATGTGGACTCCTACTGTGAGGCTCTCTACCCGTTCTGTCCCACTGGGGACCGGGATGGAAGGATTCCCTACATGAGAGACAGCGATGTCATCTCAGTTTATCGACTGCAAACACCTGTGTGGGAATTCAAGTATGGAGATTTGCTGGGGAAAATT CATATCATGCATGATGCCATTGGGTTCAGCAGTTCAGATACGGGGGCAAACTACACCATGGAGTGGTATGAGCTGTTTCAGCTTGGTAACTGCACCTTCCCTCACATCAGGCCCGAGGTGTACCCGCCTTTCTGGTGCAACCAGGGAGCTGCCTGCTTCTTCGAAGGCATCGATGACTTACACTGGTCACAAAACGGCACCTTGGAGAAAATAGGAGAACTCACAG ggAGCCAGTTCAATGACATGGCTCAGTGGGTCCAGGACGACAATGAGACCGGGATCTACTATGAGACGTGGACAGTTCGCTCAGACCCCAGCCCCAATGCCACAGTGTGGTTTGAGTCTTACGACTGCTCACAGTTTGTCCACCGCACGTACAGGAAACTGACTGAGCTCGGAGCCAAACTATCCAGCAGATCACAAACCAACTACACCAAGATCTACCTGTACAGTGGAGAGCCAACCTACCTCGGCAACGACAGCGCTATATTCGGACAGCCTGCTCTGAAGAATCTGGCAGTGGACATCCGTAAATTTTACCACACATTTAGACTACACCAGTCCTTTATAGACTTTGCCATAAGTCTGTTGGAGGCTTATAAAAAGGTTGTGTTGGACAAGAGTTTCTACCTCTACTACAACTTTGAGTACTGGCATCTGCCAATGAAGCCTCCGTATGTACAGATTACATATGAAGAGGTGCCTTTGCCTTAA
- the kctd12.1 gene encoding BTB/POZ domain-containing protein KCTD12.1, with protein MALADTERGVSNCGDSGSPFSEIIELNVGGQVYVTRHTTLIAVPDSLLWNMFNKKSPKELARDSKGRFFLDRDGFLFRYILDYLRDLNLVLPDYFPEKSRLQREADFFQLRDLAKRLSPRVSKDNSISEEISQSDTEEGAQQCGSSGGIETLRAMSVSGAMRSPSLDSRKSGYITIGYRGSYTIGRDIQTDAKFRRVARITVCGKTALAKEVFGDTLNESRDPDRPPERYTSRYYLKYNFLEQAFDKLTEVGFHMVACSSTGTCAYTSNDPNEDKIWTSYTEYVFCRD; from the coding sequence ATGGCACTGGCCGACACAGAGCGCGGAGTGTCCAACTGCGGCGACTCGGGTTCCCCGTTTTCAGAGATTATTGAGTTGAATGTCGGCGGACAGGTTTATGTTACCAGACATACAACTCTCATCGCCGTCCCAGACTCGCTGCTGTGGAACATGTTCAACAAGAAGTCACCCAAGGAGTTGGCGAGAGACAGCAAAGGGCGCTTCTTCTTGGACAGGGACGGGTTCTTGTTCCGCTACATCCTAGATTATCTCCGAGACCTGAACTTGGTCCTACCGGACTACTTCCCCGAGAAAAGTCGCCTGCAGAGGGAGGCTGACTTTTTCCAGCTGCGGGACCTTGCCAAACGCCTCAGCCCCCGGGTGAGTAAGGACAATTCAATCAGCGAGGAGATCAGCCAGAGTGACACGGAGGAAGGTGCGCAGCAGTGCGGCTCCTCCGGCGGTATAGAGACTTTACGCGCCATGTCGGTCAGCGGGGCCATGCGCTCCCCATCCCTGGACTCCAGAAAGTCGGGCTATATCACAATAGGATACCGCGGCTCGTACACCATTGGCAGAGACATCCAAACCGATGCCAAATTCAGGAGAGTGGCGCGCATCACGGTTTGCGGGAAGACTGCCCTGGCCAAAGAAGTGTTTGGGGACACACTGAATGAGAGCAGAGACCCGGACAGGCCGCCGGAGAGATACACATCCCGGTACTATCTCAAGTACAATTTTCTAGAGCAGGCATTTGACAAGCTGACAGAGGTGGGCTTCCACATGGTGGCCTGCAGCTCCACAGGCACCTGCGCATACACCAGTAATGATCCAAACGAGGACAAAATCTGGACAAGCTACACTGAATATGTCTTCTGTCGGGATTAA